In one Arachis duranensis cultivar V14167 chromosome 9, aradu.V14167.gnm2.J7QH, whole genome shotgun sequence genomic region, the following are encoded:
- the LOC107465317 gene encoding uncharacterized protein LOC107465317: MANYKAGRIIPKEFIKQQIKKLHHDAWYFLWDNPYLFKRCSDGIIRSEERTSTKVLQCGFYWPIFFKDARKFVKNCDPCQRVENLSKKNELPLNPILEVELFDVSGIDVMGPFPSSYSNNYILVAVDYVSKWVEAAPLATNNTKTVMRFLKKYIFSRFGVSRTLINNGGSHFCNKQLDAHFF, encoded by the exons ATGGCCAATTACAAGGCTGGAAGGATAATACCAAAGGAATTCATCAAGCAACAAATTAAAAAGCTGCATCATGATGCATGGTATTTTCTTTGGGACAATCCTTACCTATTCAAGCGGTGTTCGGATGGTATAATCCGAAG TGAAGAAAGGACATCAACCAAAGTTCTTCAATGTGGATTTTACTGGCCTATATTCTTCAAGGATGCAAGGAAGTTTGTGAAGAATTGTGATCCCTGTCAAAGAGTAGAAAACCTTTCCAAAAAGAATGAATTACCTCTGAACCCAATTTTGGAGGTGGAATTGTTTGATGTTTCGGGCATAGACGTCATGGGACCATTCCCTTCCTCATACTCAAATAATTACATCTTGGTGGCTGTCGATTATGTATCGAAATGGGTTGAAGCTGCACCTCTCGCCACCAATAATACTAAGACAGTGATGCGTTTTCTCAAGAAGTACATCTTCAGCCGGTTTGGTGTTTCCCGAACCTTAATCAATAATGGCGGTAGTCACTTTTGTAACAAACAGCTCGATGCACACTTCTTTTGA